A region from the Mustela erminea isolate mMusErm1 chromosome 2, mMusErm1.Pri, whole genome shotgun sequence genome encodes:
- the RHOH gene encoding rho-related GTP-binding protein RhoH has product MLSSIKCVLVGDSAVGKTSLLVRFTSETFPEAYKPTVYENTGVDVFMDGIQISLGLWDTAGNDAFRSIRPLSYQQADVVLMCYSVANHNSFLNLKNKWIAEIRSNLPCTPVLVVATQTDQREMGPHRASCINAIDGKKLAQEVRAKGYLECSALSNRGVQQVFECAVRTAVNQARRRNRRRFFSINECKIF; this is encoded by the coding sequence ATGCTGAGCTCCATCAAGTGTGTGTTGGTGGGAGATTCAGCTGTGGGGAAAACCTCTCTCCTGGTGCGCTTCACTTCAGAGACCTTCCCTGAGGCCTACAAACCCACAGTGTATGAGAACACAGGTGTGGACGTCTTCATGGATGGCATCCAGATCAGCCTGGGCCTCTGGGACACAGCGGGTAATGATGCCTTCCGAAGCATCCGCCCCCTGTCCTACCAGCAGGCCGACGTGGTGCTGATGTGCTACTCTGTGGCCAACCATAACTCTTTCTTGAACCTCAAGAACAAGTGGATTGCCGAAATCAGGAGCAACTTGCCCTGCACCCCTGTGCTGGTAGTGGCCACCCAGACAGACCAGCGGGAGATGGGGCCTCACAGGGCCTCCTGCATTAATGCCATAGATGGAAAAAAACTGGCCCAGGAAGTGAGAGCAAAGGGCTATCTGGAGTGCTCAGCCCTCAGCAACCGGGGGGTTCAGCAGGTGTTCGAGTGCGCTGTCCGGACTGCTGTCAACCAAGCCAGGAGACGCAACAGAAGGAGGTTCTTCTCCATTAACGAGTGCAAGATTTTCTAG